One window of Canis lupus baileyi chromosome 21, mCanLup2.hap1, whole genome shotgun sequence genomic DNA carries:
- the MRGPRF gene encoding mas-related G-protein coupled receptor member F isoform X1, whose amino-acid sequence MVGNCSWEAHPGARGKMCPGGSEAPELYSRGFLTIEQIALLPPPAVMNYIFLLLCLCGLVGNGLVLWFFGFSIKRTPFSVYFLHLAGADVGYLFSKAVFSILNTGGFLGTFADYIRAVSRVLGLCTFVAGVSLLPAISSERCLSVLFPVWYWRRRPKRLSAVVCTLLWTLSLLVTSIHNYLCVFLGRQGSGAACRHVDIFLGILLFLVFCPLMVLPCLLLILRVECRARRRQRSAKLNHVILAMVSVFLVSSIYLGIDWFLFWVFQIPAPFPEYVTDLCICINSSAKPVIYFLAGRDKSQRLWEPLRVVFQRALRDGAELGEAGGGTPNTVTMEMQCPSGNAS is encoded by the exons ATGGTGGGGAACTGTTCCTGGGAGGCCCATCCTGGAGCCAGGGGCAAG ATGTGTCCCGGCGGGAGTGAGGCCCCGGAGCTCTACAGCCGCGGCTTCCTGACCATCGAGCAGATCGCCTTGCTGCCACCGCCGGCCGTCATGAACTACATCTTCCTGCTCCTCTGTCTCTGCGGCCTGGTGGGCAACGGGCTGGTCCTCTGGTTTTTCGGCTTCTCCATCAAGAGGACCCCCTTCTCCGTCTACTTCCTGCACCTGGCCGGCGCCGACGTCGGCTACCTCTTCAGCAAGGCCGTGTTCTCCATCCTGAACACGGGGGGCTTCCTGGGCACGTTCGCCGACTACATCCGCGCCGTGTCCCGGGTCCTGGGGCTCTGCACCTTTGTCGCCGGTGTAAGCCTCCTGCCGGCCATCAGCTCGGAGCGCTGCCTGTCCGTCCTCTTCCCGGTCTGGTACTGGCGCCGGCGGCCCAAGCGCCTGTCGGCCGTGGTGTGCACCCTGCTCTGGACCCTGTCGCTCCTGGTCACCAGCATCCACAACTACTTGTGCGTGTTCCTGGGCCGGCAGGGCTCGGGCGCGGCCTGCAGGCACGTGGACATCTTTCTGGGAATCCTACTTTTCCTGGTCTTCTGCCCACTGATGGTGCTGCCCTGCCTGCTGCTCATCCTGCGCGTCGAGTGCCGGGCCCGGCGGCGCCAGCGCTCCGCGAAGCTCAACCACGTCATCCTGGCCATGGTCTCGGTTTTCCTCGTGTCCTCCATCTACTTGGGGATCGACTGGTTCCTCTTTTGGGTCTTCCAGATCCCGGCCCCCTTCCCCGAGTATGTCACCGACCTATGCATCTGCATCAACAGCAGTGCCAAGCCGGTCATCTACTTCCTGGCCGGGAGGGACAAGTCTCAGCGGCTGTGGGAGCCGCTCAGGGTGGTCTTCCAGCGGGCCCTGCGGGACGGCGCCGagctgggggaggcggggggtggCACCCCCAACACGGTCACCATGGAGATGCAGTGCCCCTCCGGGAACGCCTCCTGA
- the MRGPRF gene encoding mas-related G-protein coupled receptor member F isoform X2: protein MCPGGSEAPELYSRGFLTIEQIALLPPPAVMNYIFLLLCLCGLVGNGLVLWFFGFSIKRTPFSVYFLHLAGADVGYLFSKAVFSILNTGGFLGTFADYIRAVSRVLGLCTFVAGVSLLPAISSERCLSVLFPVWYWRRRPKRLSAVVCTLLWTLSLLVTSIHNYLCVFLGRQGSGAACRHVDIFLGILLFLVFCPLMVLPCLLLILRVECRARRRQRSAKLNHVILAMVSVFLVSSIYLGIDWFLFWVFQIPAPFPEYVTDLCICINSSAKPVIYFLAGRDKSQRLWEPLRVVFQRALRDGAELGEAGGGTPNTVTMEMQCPSGNAS, encoded by the coding sequence ATGTGTCCCGGCGGGAGTGAGGCCCCGGAGCTCTACAGCCGCGGCTTCCTGACCATCGAGCAGATCGCCTTGCTGCCACCGCCGGCCGTCATGAACTACATCTTCCTGCTCCTCTGTCTCTGCGGCCTGGTGGGCAACGGGCTGGTCCTCTGGTTTTTCGGCTTCTCCATCAAGAGGACCCCCTTCTCCGTCTACTTCCTGCACCTGGCCGGCGCCGACGTCGGCTACCTCTTCAGCAAGGCCGTGTTCTCCATCCTGAACACGGGGGGCTTCCTGGGCACGTTCGCCGACTACATCCGCGCCGTGTCCCGGGTCCTGGGGCTCTGCACCTTTGTCGCCGGTGTAAGCCTCCTGCCGGCCATCAGCTCGGAGCGCTGCCTGTCCGTCCTCTTCCCGGTCTGGTACTGGCGCCGGCGGCCCAAGCGCCTGTCGGCCGTGGTGTGCACCCTGCTCTGGACCCTGTCGCTCCTGGTCACCAGCATCCACAACTACTTGTGCGTGTTCCTGGGCCGGCAGGGCTCGGGCGCGGCCTGCAGGCACGTGGACATCTTTCTGGGAATCCTACTTTTCCTGGTCTTCTGCCCACTGATGGTGCTGCCCTGCCTGCTGCTCATCCTGCGCGTCGAGTGCCGGGCCCGGCGGCGCCAGCGCTCCGCGAAGCTCAACCACGTCATCCTGGCCATGGTCTCGGTTTTCCTCGTGTCCTCCATCTACTTGGGGATCGACTGGTTCCTCTTTTGGGTCTTCCAGATCCCGGCCCCCTTCCCCGAGTATGTCACCGACCTATGCATCTGCATCAACAGCAGTGCCAAGCCGGTCATCTACTTCCTGGCCGGGAGGGACAAGTCTCAGCGGCTGTGGGAGCCGCTCAGGGTGGTCTTCCAGCGGGCCCTGCGGGACGGCGCCGagctgggggaggcggggggtggCACCCCCAACACGGTCACCATGGAGATGCAGTGCCCCTCCGGGAACGCCTCCTGA